Below is a window of Littorina saxatilis isolate snail1 linkage group LG2, US_GU_Lsax_2.0, whole genome shotgun sequence DNA.
TTGGGAACAAATATGCGAACTACATGTTTTGTCTTCACCACCGCTCTATGATCTGTCGAAAtgtaccggtgtaacacgacatttttactccaggaaaaatttactccggagtaaaattttcgtacgaaattcttactccgagtaaatttttcgtacgagaaaagaactccccaaggcacgaacaaattactccctccacgaaatttttactccccatttttttttacttccagtaaaaacctcgtacgcgaaaatgggatgcgggcgaagggataatgccagtatgtgatctcgcgcaaaagaatgtcgcgctaccctccctccaacCCTTCGACCACCAATACTAACAGggaacaagggagtaaaaacttcgtacacctggcatggaaagttaaattgctcgtgttagggtgaagtaatttattcgatttttattcgtcagctatcaggggagtaacatttttactcgtaactcacctgtcgtggggagtaattttctcgtgtaatgggggagtcattttttcgtaaagggagtaacattttcgtacgaaatttttactccggagtaaaaatctcgtgggagtaattttctcgtgttacaccagCAGTAGAGAAAACACACTTCTCGATTACTTGTGTTTACTTTACATTCAAGTTCAAGTGACATAACTACATAGCAGACTGGTCGTGGATATAGTCAATTTTAGGACACTGAGCTACGAAATACGCAAGCTTCACGTATGTCACGTACCTCACTGCGCAACCCACCTCATCACTTTTCTTAGTTGTATTAGGTCTGCTTTTATGTCTACTTCTGAAtctcccagcgatgggacaataaagtaatgaacatTATATGGGAAAAAAGAAACGAGTCTTATTACCTCAAATCACCATCCACAAACCTTTCACAGGGGGGAAGTCCAGAAAGTAATGGACGTCGCAGAGTGTTGATTCAGCAGCAGGTCGATAATGGTCTgatcgcgtggtgtgtgtggacACAGTCAGGCCTTTGTTTCCCTGCTTCATTATCGCTCCCGCTCGGACATTACTGATTGCTGTTGCTAGGGTCAAGTATGTCACGGAGTAATGACCGCTCGGGACAAACAGTCGCTAAAGCACACATCCAGAACGAACTATAGTGATGACATCTGTTCGAATTTCTTCCTGAAGACAACTTACTTTTACAGTTTGTAGCCGAACAAATCGAGATCGTTTGAtgttctatctttctttctttatttctactAACTTGCACTGTAACACACTGTCACTCATGACACTGACTATCTTGAAACAGGTAGTTTTTTGTTGATTCAACGTCACTTTTCATTGTTAATACTTTTAGCGCGCACTGTCTGTCTATTCTAACACTAACATCATTTTTGATACTCAACTACTTCACATTTTGCCTAACCTCTCAGCTCGCTGCAGGCACTATTGAAGTTTGAAGGACTGACCAGAGGTTGACTCTACAAGCTTTGACCACTACACAACAATTTGTGTTTTTGACCCTTCACTGACCACTCAATCGTAGCAACGTTTCTTCTGCCTAGACACGGATCATTGCCCCGGGAAAGCAATGCTGGATTGGAAATGAAGTTTATCCCTTAATCTGTCCCTCGCCTCGCGGTTTTGTGCTTCAAGATATATGGTCTGTCACCCACGCTTagaatttctttctttatttggtgtttaacgtcgttttcaaccgcgaaagggttatatcgcaacggggaaagatgggatagagccacttcacaattgtttcttgttcacaaaagcactaatcaaaaatgtgctccaggggcttgcaacgtagtacaatatattaccttacagggagaatgcaagtacaatatatgaccttactgggagaatgcaagtacaatatatgaccttactgggagaatgcaagtacaatatatgaccttactgggagaatgcaagtacaatatattaccttacagggagaatgcaagtacaatatatgaccttactgggagaatgcaagtttccagtacaaaggacttaacatttcttacatcctgcttgactaaaatctctacaaacattgactataattattctatacaagaaacacttaacaagggtaaaaggagaaacataatccgttagtcgcctcttacgacatgctggggagcatcgggtaaattcttccccctaactcgCGGGGGGTACAAACATAAatacatacgtacatacatacatactttcatctttctttctttatttggtgtttaacgtcgttttcaaccgctcaaggttatatcgcgacgggacatacttacatacatacatgcatacatacatgcatacatacatacatacatacatgcatacatacatacatacatacatacatacatacatacatacatacatacatagatacatacatacatacatacatacatacatacatacatacatacatacatacatacatacatacatacatacatacatacatacatatacatacatacttacaaCAAATCACAcataatcaaacacacacacgcacacacacacagtgtgtgtgtgtgtgtgtgtgtgtgtgtgtgtgtgtgtgtgtgtgtgtgtgtgtgtgtgtgtgtgtgtgtgtgtgtgtgtgtgtgtttgtgtgtgtgtctggggggtgtcagtgtgtgtgtgtgcgtgcgtgcgtgtgtgtacgtgtgtgtgtgtatgtgtgtgtatgtgtgtgtgggggggttgtgtatgttggtgtgtgtgtatgcgtgcgtgcgtgtgtgtgcgtgtgtgtgtgtgtgtgtgtgtatgtgtgtgtgtttgtgtgtgtgtgaatgtgtgtgtgtgtgtgtgtgtgtgtgtgggtgggtgtatgtgtgtgtgtgtgtgtgtgtgtgtgtgtgtgtgtgtgtgtgtgtgtgtgagagagggtgTGAAGTGGGATGTgtgtttcttctctttcttttagTCTATTTTTAGAGTGTTCTTGTgtccgaaacacacacacacacacacacacacacacccacacacacacacacacacacacacacacacacacacagacacacacacacacacacacacacacacacgcacacacacattctctttctcacacacacacacacacacacacaaacacaaacacacacacaaacacacacaaacacacacacacacacacatatatatatatatatgcacacactatctctctctctctctctcgctctctctctctctcaaacacacacacacacacacaaacacacacacatactatcgcgcacgcacacacacacacacacacacacacgcacacacacaatcgaccAGACTATAAAGTGAGACTTTTGTTTATAATTATATTGATTATTACACCTTGTGGGCAATACCGTAGCCTGAACTTTTGTCCATGGAGCAAGCAAAGACCAATACATATTGCAGACATCAAACAATAATTGGCTTGTTGTAAAACGGCAATGCTCACTCAGCCTTTGTCACAAGGAAGTCGTTTAATTTCATGAAAAACCGAAAAAAAGAATGCGCCTCAGGATGTCAATCCGTAGTGCAACAACTCAGTCGAACATCACAACAACCTTGTACGCTTACGAGTGTGAAAGACAACACAACAATATATCACAGTTTGTAACAGGTCGTAAAGAGTTTTGTCAAACAGTCAGATCTTTAACAGGGAcgttgttttaagttattttcATTCACGTATGTGCCGAATTGGCCGCAGAAGATTCGTCAATTTTCGGAAGTTCGAACCATTCTTTCTCGTAACGTTCCCTCAAGCTTGTCGGCAACTATGTCCATATGACGGGAACTTTCCCGCGATTTGAAATACGTTTCGAAGTTTCGTCGATTGCCGAGACCAGATTTACAAATTCATgcagggtgaccccaaaaaacgcaacccacaaaaatgctTATTACTTCTAAATCTGTTGGCCGAATTATTTCTTATTTAgtgtacattaacttcagctAATGTATGACCAGTCGACTAATGGGCAAGTTTGTAAGGCAAGTTGTTTGACAGCTGTGCAATTTCGAAAAAAAGTTTCTAAATTGATATCATTGCAGAAGTCTCATTCGCGAGCGAGCCAGAATATCAGTCCGCTGTCTCACCAGCTTTCCCGGACGCACAGTCAGAACCCGTTTCGGGTAGCTCTCAAAAAGTCGACCAAAAGTGCCTTGACGCCCTTCTTTGGCCAAGAAATAGTCCATGTAATCCCTGCTGCCGGAGGCCTGCTGGGTGTTCTGCAAGGCGGTGCGAGCGGTGGCGAGTTCGCTCTCTGGGTCCCGAGATTTGCGCCCTTCAGAAACGTGGCTGCTGGTCTTAGAGGCGTTGCGAGGAAGCGAGGAGGGGGTGGTGGACGTTCCCCCCAACACCCCATCCCTGCTGTGATCCACTGCCGCTATGGTGGACAAGGGGAGGGCGGGGGTCAAGGAAAGGGGAGGCCGCTTGATGTTGAAGCTGGTCGCGTTTCTGgccagggagggagggtggagaGACGGGTGGGGCTCAGGAGGTGACACCTTCATGTTGAAGCTGGTCGCGTTTCTGgccagggagggagggtggagaGACGGGTGGGGCTCAGGAGGTGACACCTTCATGTTGAAGCTGGTCGCGTTTCTGGCCAAAGAAGGAGCAGGAGGTTGGGGGTTCTGGGCGCGAGAGACGTACATCCTGGCAGCGGCGGGTTTGGGAGGGGGCTTGCGAcgtgtgggggtgggtggggtagCGAGGTAGGGGAAGACAGGGGAAGGGGTGGATCTGTAGAGATCCTCAAGGCATTGTACGGCCCGGATCCTCTTCATGGTGTCCACGTAGGTGTTGAGCTGTTCGTTGAACGGCCGGCGCTGTCTGTTGTTGCCTCCTGGCTTCTGGTGCTGCTGGTGTAGGTGGGGGTATCTCACCTCCTGCAGGAAGAAGGGAAACATGtaaaggtcatgtaaaggtttcagtggagagatagagggagggagtcatagagacagaggtgtgagcagacagagagatacgtacacagacacagattcacacgcacgtacacgcgcGCATGTAAacgcacacgcgcgcgagcgcacacacacacacacacacacacacacacacacacacacacacacacacacacacacacacacacacacacacgcacgcacgcacacacacacacacacacacgcacgcacacacacacacacacacacacacacacacgcacacacacacacacacactacacacacgcacacacacacagcacacacatctctctctctctctctctctctctctctctctctctctctctctctctctctcactcactctttcAGATGGTAAGAAAAGGCCTATCCCTAAATCAGTATCCTTGTCAAATAAAGTTCAGCTCAGTTCACTTCACTTCACTTCTACCCCTCCTCCCACCCAACCCATCAAAGTATTGCCATCCGTATGTTTGTTTATCTTTTTAGGATCACCACTATCCGCTTATTAACTGCtcttgtgttttcagcgtagcaatagggtccgatatttagacgagacaagtataatgccgacgagtcgaagacgagtcgcattatacttgttcgagtctaaatatcggaccctattgctacgctgaaaatacaatagcgattatatagctgttctgaccttgatttgttgttccaaacttacaaaatgacagtttttgcgtcgatgcgttgatctcaggttttgatagcagacgccgtttcttatgcgcattagttttgcgcaggcgccacactgactttggaaaaaaaactcgatttgacaacacagctgttaaacagcgttttattagttcattcgtatacaacaaaaagaagtttgagttttttttaattttgaacaagactacttatgaagaagaccaaaacacaacatcaacggaaaactagaagcaactgaagaactaggatgcaacaaggggaggagaagagaacagctaatccgtacaacgcgagcagacgacagcgaagttttcagtttgggtgaatggcatttatacttgtctcgtcatgaagcgaatttttcaacctcagttataaacgactacatgaatgttagtgccatgggttgtacataaatacttcagaggggaagtggggtatttagtgtggagttacaagataagaaaagccgaatgcgtaagtttgtgtcagtcggcaactatgctcacacagacacaaaaaacggctgttccgttttactcccctgtttgtacatctttcgactttgggcattttgtggtgtttagggacagaaaataatttgtttagtcctgtttcatcgggaagttagcagaaaagggtatgctatcgacatttgtaaagctgaaaaacattcccgagaagaatttcaagttgtcagtgtatgctgttgtcgattgttaacatcgtgtggtacagatgggtaaaccggaaccatgcgtctttgttattgccaatttGCTTTTgaatattggcaaaaatggccgacttccgtagcattatgctttgatgatgatgatcagaccatccaatcacagcccccgaattcccccacgtatccatcagaatagctatatatattgTTGTTGATCCTAAACATGCTTAGTACATATCATGTCCGTACATTGTTGAATAacacactgtttaaaccaacaccTCGCCCCCTCTCTCATCTCACCTCTTGAGGCCTCCCGTACTTGCAGTCCGCAGAAGACAGTGCCAGCTGCACCCTGTGAAGGGCGGGCAGTCTCTCCTTGCCCAGCGCCATGCCCAGCTGTACACACTGACCCTGGTAGAACACGTTGCCCTCCTCGTCCACAAAGCACCCCTTCCCTCTCCACCCCCCGCCACAGCTCCACGCGGTCCGGCCCTCCCAGAACGGCAGAGGAGCGAGTTCACATACGTCAGTGAATCCTCCtacgctgttgttgttgttgttggtggtggtggtggtgtcgctGCCACAGCCGATGCCGAGACTGGCTCCTTTGAGGAagatgtgtctgtctttgtgcaCGTGGTCACTGAAGCGATAGGGTTTGACaggggtggaggaggggggagtGTAAGGATGGCTTGAGATCAGCTGCTGCCCTCGCGAGTCGTCGTTCGTTTCGCAGGCGTCACTTTTTCCAAACTCTTCGCCGTCACTTCGCCCAGACACTTTACCGTCACTTCTTCTTGTCACTTCCATGTCACTGTGTCCAAAGTCTTCGCCGTCACTTTGCCCAGTCACTTCACGGTCACTTCTCCTTGTCACTTCCCTGTCACTTCGCCTAGCTCCTGGCTCCTCTGAGTCTGAAGTGTGGCTGTCTGGAACTTCACAATTCTCTGGCAGCGCCAGTGGTCGCGGCGGGTCTGGACTAGTGGCGATTTCACGGCGTGACGACATAGCGCCTAAGCTGTTAGCAGAGGGCAGTAGCTAACCGATTTACAGGATTCTGACCGCCTTGGACGATTAGCCTACACCCTGTGGCGTCACGAACACACGGCGTTCACTTAAGATCTCACTCCCTGCAGTGCTGCTTGAGCTAAGTTAGGTTTTTCCTCCTTTTGTTTGGTACCGTCTGGTCAAAAGCTCTCTGTTGATCGCATCAAAACTAAAAGCTTTACGTTCAGTAGGAGCTTGAGTGCAACAGAACGAAAGTTACAAGTGTCTGTCGCCGCTAGGTGTAGTTCAGTCCACTAACTATGACCACCTTTAAGTTCAGATTGAGATTGATATTTTCGCAGTCAAACGTTCTGCATTGCATGTGCACTCTGACCGGCAGCAAAGCTCTAAAGTTAAGGAACATGTCGAATGCATCAAATCTGAGGTGCAGAGAGTTTCCCACTGTCAAGCCGTCTACAGCACAGAAGAATAACCTCCGTCGCTTACGAATATATGTATCAGAGAATACAAGCCTGACAACAAAGTCTTTCCAACAGATAAGCAGTATTACTAAGATTAAATCTCAAGCTGTCTTCGTGGTCCCTTATCACAAAACGAACAGCAGGGGTTCAGTCTGTTGAAAAACAAGCGATCGGTCTTTGGCTGATCAGGCTCAAACTATCACTGAGTGTCCTTCACAGATCAAGCTACGTGAGGTGTGTTAGTACATCCCAGGTGGTAGACACGAATCAAAGAGAAGCAGTGATCCGTGAGTTAATCAACGGTTGTCTGTGCTCTGTCCATTGAACGCTGAAGTCTTAGATCAATCAGGTCTGTGACAATACTCAGCTAGCTACACACATCAGTACTGGTAGGAATCCAAGGTAGTTATTGTGCACAATGCTCCCTTTGTCTCCAAGAGCTCGGCAACATACGTCAGTACTGGTACGGATCCAAGGTAGTTATTGTGAACAATGACAAGACTTGGACCTTTGATCAGATAGGAAACAAAAATCCTCTATGTGTAACAATCCACACAAAAAGTTAAAGTCTGTTCGTAGTCAGTGTTAGCCCAAAACGTCAAAGGGCAGTCGATATTCCCTGCTGTTCCTGAACACATAATTTACAGTTCAACACAAAATGAAATTATAAAATTCTGCGAAACTCACCATGCTGTTGCAGCTAAGATCTGTACTTACACGCTCCAGATGAACAAAacgcaaaaataaaatctgtaagtgtatatttgtgtgtccCTTTCTTCCTTCACGAGTAAGCAAAACGACgtttgactttgtttgtagcaaAGGTATGTCTTGAAATATACCAAGAAGACCAAAAATGCGAAAGTTGAAGATATAGTTCAGTTCATTGCTATGTCCTTAAAATGCCAGGCCTTATCGTTAAGGCAGTCAATGTGGTATTGTCTCGCCAAAAGTCCCCGGTCTCACCACAACACATAACGTACAGACACATGGTGACACAAACATCAGCGGCTATAACACTACTCATTGCCGTTTAAGCaggggtttttgtttttgttttctgttgttcttgttgttgttttttgtcatacAGCATGTCTTGAGGTCCTTTCCGATTAAATCCTATGctctaaaaaaacaacatctCAAATTGCTTTGCACACACTTCGATACAACACTTTTGGTTCAGTTTCGCCGATGTTTTAAGAGTTAATAGCTTCCGGAACGCGTTTCTCTGGCCTGTCAAGCAAGCACTacatcaatcaatgaatcaatcaatgaattaATGAACCAATCCATCaatccaatcaatcaatcaagccaTCAAgcaatccatcaatccatcaattaatcaatcaatcaatccctTTATTTTCAAACTATGAGGCAGACTAAGGTTAATCAAACGTATCTCCTTTAGTGGTGTCAATCAAGCATTGAATCAGTCAATCAATTATTTACTCTGTTTATCACCATAACTGATTAAAACGTGACACATCCTTACCAACTACAGAGGACTTCCTCTGACCGCCAACAACTTACCACACAGTCAGTCTGGTCTTTTCGTTTAACTGGGATGTCGAATAAGGTTAATCAAAACTCCTAGGAATGTCAATCAATCATCGAATCAGCCAATCAGTTCAGCACAATAATAACTGTCAACAATTGGCCTACCCACCACGATAAAAAAGGGATCTCCCTGTGACCGCATTTACACTCACAACACAATCATTCCCTTTTCTTGCAAGTGCCAGGTGACGAAGGTTAATTAAAATGATCTCGTTGAGCTGTCAATCAAGCAGTGAATCACTCAATACATTTGTCACCTTGCTCACAATTATATACC
It encodes the following:
- the LOC138960062 gene encoding uncharacterized protein → MSSRREIATSPDPPRPLALPENCEVPDSHTSDSEEPGARRSDREVTRRSDREVTGQSDGEDFGHSDMEVTRRSDGKVSGRSDGEEFGKSDACETNDDSRGQQLISSHPYTPPSSTPVKPYRFSDHVHKDRHIFLKGASLGIGCGSDTTTTTNNNNNSVGGFTDVCELAPLPFWEGRTAWSCGGGWRGKGCFVDEEGNVFYQGQCVQLGMALGKERLPALHRVQLALSSADCKYGRPQEEVRYPHLHQQHQKPGGNNRQRRPFNEQLNTYVDTMKRIRAVQCLEDLYRSTPSPVFPYLATPPTPTRRKPPPKPAAARMYVSRAQNPQPPAPSLARNATSFNMKVSPPEPHPSLHPPSLARNATSFNMKVSPPEPHPSLHPPSLARNATSFNIKRPPLSLTPALPLSTIAAVDHSRDGVLGGTSTTPSSLPRNASKTSSHVSEGRKSRDPESELATARTALQNTQQASGSRDYMDYFLAKEGRQGTFGRLFESYPKRVLTVRPGKLVRQRTDILARSRMRLLQ